The following proteins are co-located in the Massilia litorea genome:
- the rtcR gene encoding RNA repair transcriptional activator RtcR translates to MKKKKTVVIGFVGTKLDNYRGRSRWDKWRPSIALTQHQDLGIARFELLYSGPFESLVEQVAADIGSVSPDTQVVPHALALRDAWDFEEVYGALFDFAKRYPFDPDNEDYWIHITTGTHVVQICMFLMTEARFFPGRLVQTSPPRSPGSGTTGSYALIDLDLSRYDQIAQRFSREQMEGVAFLKSGIATRNADFNTMIDEIERVAIRSRSPMLLMGPTGAGKSFLARRVYELKKARHQVQGRFVELNCATLHGDGAASTLFGHIKGAFTGAASDRPGLLRSAHKGLLFLDEIGELGPDEQAMLLKAIEDKRFLPVGSDNEVQSDFQLIAGTNRDLSADVVAGRFREDLYARINLWTYALPSLRDRAEDIEPNLDYLLAQFGEEQGHMVRFNREARVRYMRFARSPEALWTGNFRDLWASVTRMATLAQSGRINEAIVGDEVARLQRLWRPYAGRGSPETAGLEALMGHEAASRLDLFDAVQLEAVVKVCRQSKSLSDAGRTLFGVSREAKNKPNDADRLKKYLARFKLDWEQVSAI, encoded by the coding sequence ATGAAAAAGAAGAAAACCGTCGTCATCGGCTTCGTCGGCACAAAGCTCGACAACTACCGGGGCCGGTCGCGCTGGGACAAGTGGCGGCCGAGCATCGCGCTGACCCAGCACCAGGACCTCGGCATCGCCCGCTTCGAGTTGCTGTACAGCGGCCCTTTTGAAAGCCTGGTGGAACAGGTTGCGGCGGATATCGGTTCGGTGTCGCCCGATACGCAGGTGGTTCCCCATGCGCTCGCGCTGCGCGACGCCTGGGATTTCGAAGAGGTCTACGGCGCGTTGTTCGATTTCGCGAAGCGCTACCCCTTCGACCCGGACAATGAGGATTACTGGATCCATATCACGACCGGGACCCACGTCGTCCAGATCTGCATGTTCCTGATGACCGAAGCGCGGTTTTTCCCCGGCCGCCTGGTGCAAACTTCGCCGCCACGCTCGCCCGGGTCGGGCACGACCGGCAGCTACGCGCTGATCGACCTCGACCTGTCGCGCTACGACCAGATCGCCCAGCGTTTTTCGCGCGAGCAGATGGAGGGCGTCGCCTTCCTGAAATCGGGCATCGCGACCCGCAATGCGGACTTCAACACGATGATCGACGAAATCGAGCGCGTCGCGATCCGCTCACGCTCGCCGATGCTGCTGATGGGTCCCACCGGCGCGGGGAAATCCTTCCTTGCGCGGCGGGTCTACGAGCTGAAAAAAGCGCGCCACCAGGTGCAAGGCCGCTTCGTCGAACTCAATTGCGCGACGCTGCACGGCGACGGCGCGGCGTCGACGCTGTTCGGCCACATCAAGGGCGCCTTCACCGGCGCCGCCTCGGACCGCCCAGGTTTGCTCAGGAGCGCGCACAAGGGCCTGCTCTTCCTGGACGAAATCGGAGAACTCGGTCCGGACGAACAGGCGATGCTGCTGAAGGCGATCGAAGACAAACGCTTCCTGCCAGTCGGCAGCGACAACGAGGTGCAAAGCGATTTCCAGCTCATCGCCGGCACCAACCGCGACCTTTCGGCGGACGTGGTGGCCGGACGTTTTCGCGAAGACCTGTACGCGCGCATCAATCTCTGGACCTATGCCCTGCCCAGCCTGCGCGACCGTGCCGAGGATATCGAACCGAATCTCGATTACCTGCTCGCCCAGTTCGGCGAGGAACAGGGGCACATGGTCCGCTTCAACCGCGAAGCACGCGTGCGCTACATGCGCTTCGCACGTTCGCCGGAAGCGCTGTGGACGGGGAACTTCCGCGATCTGTGGGCGTCGGTGACGCGCATGGCCACGCTGGCACAGTCGGGCCGCATCAACGAAGCGATCGTGGGCGACGAAGTGGCGCGCCTGCAGCGCCTGTGGCGTCCTTATGCCGGACGCGGCAGTCCGGAGACCGCCGGGCTGGAAGCACTGATGGGCCACGAGGCGGCAAGCAGGCTGGATCTGTTCGACGCGGTGCAGCTCGAGGCGGTGGTCAAGGTGTGCCGGCAGTCGAAGAGTCTGTCCGATGCCGGGCGCACCTTGTTTGGCGTGTCGCGCGAGGCCAAAAATAAGCCCAACGATGCGGACCGGCTCAAAAAATACCTGGCGCGCTTTAAGCTGGACTGGGAACAAGTGTCCGCGATTTGA
- a CDS encoding RtcB family protein has product MNTTTFDVMDIPGGSQVKMWTQGVPVEEAARQQLSNTAKMPFVYKHIAVMPDVHLGKGSTIGTVVPTLGAVIPAAVGVDIGCGMMAAKTTLTANDLPESLSKLRSAIERAIPHGMSPKIRGHRGRDEGSWQTPPAPVDAAWAQLKGEFDAICLKTPSLKNTNNYRHLGTLGSGNHFVEVCLDEAGFVWFMLHSGSRGVGNAIGTYFIELAKKDMRRHFVNLPDNDLAYLSEGTEHYDDYVEAVSWAQKFARMNREVMMQNLITAVRMVITKPFQTHVEAVNCHHNYVQKEHHFGKDVLVTRKGAVSARAGELGIIPGSMGAKSFIVRGKGNPDSFNSCSHGAGRTMSRTEAKRRFTLADQVRATEGVECRKDANVIDEIPMAYKDIDAVMHAQRDLVEVVHTLKQVVCVKG; this is encoded by the coding sequence ATGAACACCACTACTTTCGATGTCATGGATATTCCCGGCGGCAGCCAGGTCAAGATGTGGACGCAAGGTGTGCCTGTCGAAGAGGCGGCCAGGCAGCAGCTGTCGAATACGGCGAAGATGCCCTTCGTGTACAAGCACATTGCCGTCATGCCCGACGTCCACCTCGGTAAAGGCTCGACCATCGGTACCGTCGTGCCCACGCTCGGCGCGGTGATTCCCGCCGCAGTCGGCGTCGATATCGGCTGCGGCATGATGGCGGCGAAAACCACGCTCACGGCCAACGATCTGCCCGAGAGCCTGTCGAAGCTGCGCAGTGCGATCGAGCGTGCGATTCCGCATGGGATGTCGCCGAAGATCCGCGGGCACCGGGGGCGCGACGAGGGTTCCTGGCAAACGCCGCCGGCGCCGGTCGATGCCGCATGGGCGCAGCTGAAAGGCGAATTCGATGCAATCTGCCTGAAAACGCCGTCGCTGAAGAATACGAACAATTACCGTCATCTCGGCACGCTGGGCAGCGGCAACCACTTCGTCGAGGTCTGCCTGGATGAAGCCGGCTTCGTGTGGTTCATGCTGCACTCGGGTTCGCGCGGCGTCGGCAATGCAATCGGCACCTATTTCATCGAGCTGGCGAAGAAGGATATGCGGCGTCACTTCGTCAACCTGCCGGACAACGATCTGGCCTACCTGTCCGAGGGAACCGAGCATTACGACGATTATGTCGAGGCGGTCAGCTGGGCACAGAAATTCGCGCGGATGAACCGCGAAGTCATGATGCAGAACCTGATCACAGCGGTCCGCATGGTGATCACGAAGCCGTTCCAGACCCACGTGGAAGCGGTGAACTGCCATCACAACTACGTCCAGAAGGAGCACCACTTCGGCAAGGATGTGCTGGTAACGCGCAAGGGGGCGGTATCGGCACGCGCCGGCGAGCTGGGGATCATTCCGGGCTCGATGGGTGCGAAAAGTTTTATCGTGCGCGGCAAGGGCAATCCGGACAGTTTCAACAGCTGCAGCCATGGCGCGGGACGGACGATGAGCCGCACCGAGGCCAAGCGCCGCTTCACGCTGGCCGACCAGGTGCGGGCGACCGAGGGCGTGGAGTGCCGCAAGGACGCCAACGTGATCGACGAGATCCCGATGGCCTACAAGGACATCGACGCCGTGATGCACGCCCAGCGCGATCTGGTCGAAGTCGTTCACACGCTCAAGCAGGTGGTGTGCGTCAAGGGATAA
- the rtcA gene encoding RNA 3'-terminal phosphate cyclase has translation MIELDGAAGEGGGQILRSALALSMITGTPFRIRAIRANRTRPGMMRQHLVAVQAAAQVSGARVTGAELGSSELSFTPGPIQGGDYHFAIGSAGSCTLVLQTVVLALLHAQQPSSVRITGGTHNAMAPPVQFLERAYLPLLARMGAEVDIALRRYGFYPAGGGEVVAIVRPCAQLRQLSLMERGSYVAARADAFVAGLPQSVGMRELSCIGHAMQWGSEQLHLHRLPAEQGPGNAVLITLEYEHVTEVCAGFGAKAVRAEAVAQEATMQAQAYMASDAAAGEHLADQLMLPMAIAGGGRFTASTVSSHAETNAELIAKFLPVSIYFERAEGRNICVVKSACQPR, from the coding sequence ATGATTGAGCTCGACGGCGCGGCCGGCGAAGGCGGCGGCCAGATTTTGCGCAGCGCGCTCGCGCTGTCCATGATCACCGGGACGCCGTTCCGGATCCGCGCGATCCGGGCCAACCGCACCAGGCCCGGCATGATGCGGCAGCACCTGGTGGCGGTGCAGGCGGCCGCCCAGGTCAGCGGCGCACGCGTGACGGGCGCGGAGCTGGGCTCGTCCGAGCTGAGTTTTACGCCCGGTCCGATCCAGGGCGGCGACTACCATTTCGCGATCGGCAGTGCCGGCAGTTGTACGCTGGTATTGCAGACGGTCGTGCTGGCACTGCTCCATGCGCAGCAGCCTTCGTCCGTCCGCATTACCGGCGGCACCCATAACGCGATGGCGCCCCCGGTGCAGTTCCTGGAGCGTGCGTATCTGCCGCTGCTGGCGCGCATGGGCGCGGAGGTCGACATCGCGCTGAGGCGCTACGGCTTTTACCCGGCCGGCGGTGGGGAAGTCGTCGCCATCGTTCGCCCATGCGCCCAGCTGCGGCAGCTGTCCCTGATGGAGCGCGGCAGTTATGTCGCCGCACGTGCCGACGCCTTCGTGGCCGGACTTCCCCAGAGCGTCGGCATGCGCGAACTGAGTTGCATTGGCCACGCAATGCAATGGGGCAGCGAGCAACTGCATTTGCACCGGCTTCCTGCCGAGCAGGGGCCTGGTAATGCAGTCCTGATCACGCTCGAGTACGAACATGTGACGGAAGTGTGCGCCGGTTTCGGCGCCAAGGCAGTCCGGGCGGAAGCGGTAGCCCAGGAGGCGACCATGCAGGCGCAGGCATACATGGCGTCCGATGCCGCGGCAGGCGAGCACCTGGCGGATCAGCTCATGCTGCCAATGGCAATTGCCGGAGGTGGGCGTTTTACTGCCTCAACGGTTTCATCGCATGCGGAAACGAATGCCGAGCTCATTGCGAAATTTTTGCCGGTAAGTATCTATTTCGAGCGCGCAGAAGGGCGCAATATCTGTGTGGTGAAAAGCGCTTGCCAGCCACGCTAG
- a CDS encoding alpha/beta hydrolase family protein — MNLLTTIAFLCAAFFSTTASSQVLTPEELTDPAGMLRASLSPDGRHIAAIIFNGLNHGLILIDTDTLAVKKLIQGKRFSKGYWSYNKAPRDLTWADNDLIAIDYGYDAESIDLQGKRVRMLGDAVLGRVDSGPNAGQLIVMRDEKNDLVARCHARTGECTRFSRPPGRVIQRAFDRQGNLRAVTLVNSAFFKDVSTISNWYKPADKETWTKLAEFSVTDEYWIPVHVPDEPDTLVINSRIGRDTHALFNYDIQQRRQTELLAGHPTQDIVSWGGIDKAAFDYVETSGMLPQQVWFDPAWALMQKQIDALLPGRINVISGDPARAVLVHSHGDVDPGTWYFFDIAKKSLVTVGKVMPEIDPARMRPMEVISYKAADGLSIPAYLTRPAQSTGPAPMVVLIHGGPVARDRWEWDADVQLLANRGYLVFQPQFRGSSGFGRRFEQAGFGQWGKAMQDDITDGVRHLVSQSIADPRRICIVGASYGGYAALWGLVKTPDLYRCAISFAGVTDIEYMFSDASDRVGDKVSRETMTRRIGDKKMSVQLFDPVSPLKHAARIQAPVLLMHGKDDERVPVSHGKKMRDALAANGKPVTWLAFDEEGHGLLYVKNRIQYYEAMLEFLGKHIPPQPLQTPAAAPSATSH, encoded by the coding sequence ATGAACCTTCTGACCACAATCGCTTTTCTTTGCGCGGCTTTTTTCTCGACAACTGCATCGTCGCAAGTGCTCACGCCGGAGGAGCTGACCGATCCGGCCGGAATGCTCAGGGCAAGCCTGTCGCCCGACGGTCGGCATATCGCCGCGATTATCTTCAACGGTCTCAACCACGGCCTGATCCTGATCGACACCGATACCCTGGCAGTAAAAAAGCTTATTCAAGGCAAGCGCTTTTCAAAGGGCTATTGGAGCTATAACAAGGCGCCGCGCGACCTCACCTGGGCGGACAACGATCTGATCGCCATCGACTACGGTTACGACGCGGAGTCAATTGACTTGCAAGGTAAAAGGGTACGCATGCTCGGCGACGCGGTTCTCGGCCGCGTCGACTCGGGTCCGAATGCCGGGCAACTGATCGTCATGCGGGACGAGAAGAACGACCTGGTCGCCCGCTGTCACGCGCGGACCGGCGAGTGCACACGATTTTCACGGCCACCGGGCCGCGTCATCCAGCGGGCGTTCGACCGCCAGGGCAACCTGCGCGCCGTCACGCTCGTCAACTCGGCCTTCTTCAAGGATGTGTCGACGATCTCCAACTGGTATAAGCCAGCCGACAAGGAAACCTGGACCAAGCTCGCCGAATTCAGCGTGACCGACGAATACTGGATACCTGTCCATGTGCCGGACGAGCCGGACACATTGGTGATCAATTCGCGTATCGGTCGCGATACCCATGCACTGTTCAACTACGACATTCAGCAGCGACGCCAGACCGAACTGCTTGCCGGTCATCCGACCCAGGACATCGTGTCCTGGGGAGGCATCGACAAGGCTGCTTTCGATTATGTCGAGACCAGCGGCATGCTGCCCCAACAGGTCTGGTTCGATCCGGCCTGGGCCCTTATGCAAAAGCAGATCGACGCACTGCTGCCCGGCCGAATCAACGTCATCTCCGGCGATCCGGCTCGCGCCGTGCTCGTGCACTCGCACGGGGACGTCGATCCCGGCACCTGGTACTTCTTCGATATCGCAAAAAAGTCGCTCGTTACCGTCGGCAAGGTGATGCCGGAAATCGATCCCGCCAGGATGCGGCCGATGGAGGTGATCTCATATAAAGCAGCCGACGGCTTGAGCATTCCCGCCTACCTGACGCGCCCTGCACAATCGACCGGCCCCGCGCCCATGGTCGTGCTGATCCATGGCGGCCCCGTCGCACGCGACCGCTGGGAATGGGACGCCGACGTTCAATTGCTGGCGAACCGGGGCTATTTGGTATTCCAACCGCAGTTCAGGGGATCGAGCGGATTCGGGCGCAGGTTCGAGCAGGCGGGATTCGGTCAGTGGGGGAAGGCGATGCAGGATGACATCACCGACGGCGTCCGTCACCTGGTCAGTCAGAGCATTGCCGATCCGCGGCGCATTTGCATCGTCGGCGCGAGCTATGGCGGCTACGCCGCCTTGTGGGGACTCGTGAAAACGCCCGACCTCTACCGCTGCGCAATCAGCTTCGCCGGCGTTACGGATATCGAATACATGTTCTCGGACGCATCCGATCGCGTGGGCGACAAGGTAAGCCGCGAAACGATGACCCGACGCATCGGGGACAAGAAAATGAGTGTCCAGCTGTTCGATCCGGTCTCGCCGCTAAAGCATGCGGCGCGCATTCAGGCGCCGGTGTTGCTCATGCACGGCAAGGACGATGAGCGGGTCCCCGTCTCGCACGGCAAGAAGATGCGGGATGCGCTCGCGGCCAACGGCAAGCCGGTCACCTGGCTTGCCTTCGACGAGGAAGGGCACGGCCTGTTGTACGTAAAGAACCGGATCCAGTATTACGAAGCCATGCTCGAATTCCTCGGCAAGCACATTCCGCCGCAGCCGCTCCAGACCCCGGCCGCGGCGCCTTCCGCTACCTCACACTGA